One window from the genome of Elaeis guineensis isolate ETL-2024a chromosome 5, EG11, whole genome shotgun sequence encodes:
- the LOC105045129 gene encoding polyphenol oxidase, chloroplastic: MSTSVGFLSTISPSACPLQERRSGAAPCRRLIRPRVSCHSNGDARQPPPSSLLMDRRDVLIALGGLTGGTAAAGKMALASPVMPPDLAKCHDAKSSGLGDNLKCCPPYTSADIVDYTFPETPLRVRRAAHLVINDSEYMEKYEEAVKKMKELPENHPWNFYQQALIHCAYCNEAYDQVGFPGVPVQVHYSWLFLPWHRYYLHFYERILGKLIDDDTFTLPFWNFDSDDGMTIPEIFTNDTSSPLYNANRDTSHYSSAILDYKYSYGNTAGSGETGNALVLANLCYMKKTFKQSLPLAELFMGDPLRAGQEADTTNGFGQLESIHNAIHMWVGTPTSPHTDMGDFSTAGRDCIFFSLHANVDRLWHIYRMFRGNKVEFTDTDWLDSTFIFYDENEQVVRVKVRDCLKPNKLRYMYEEVPIPWMNKLNCVKTTEIKEKTKTELSLVRVGPFGSEPRELSQTALRVMVPRPKKSRSKTEKEEKVEVLLIKDISVDTEGPARFDVYIAAPYGDLAGPDYGDFAGTFVRLPHKGMKGKERKGSLKLGITSLLEDLEAEDAEKLVVTLVPRVGEFTIGGVLIKLLQTDNPRLL, from the exons ATGTCCACCAGTGTAGGTTTCTTGAGCACCATCTCCCCCTCCGCATGTCCCCTCCAAGAACGCCGCTCCGGCGCTGCCCCGTGCCGCCGCCTCATCCGGCCCCGTGTTTCCTGCCACAGCAACGGTGACGCCCGGCAGCCGCCACCATCATCGCTGCTGATGGACCGGCGCGACGTGCTGATCGCGCTAGGCGGGCTGACCGGCGGCACAGCAGCAGCAGGCAAGATGGCTCTGGCGTCGCCGGTCATGCCCCCGGACCTCGCCAAGTGCCACGACGCCAAATCCTCTGGGCTGGGCGACAACCTCAAATGTTGCCCTCCCTATACCAGCGCCGACATCGTCGACTACACCTTCCCGGAGACACCGCTCCGGGTGCGGCGTGCCGCGCACCTGGTAATTAACGACAGCGAGTACATGGAGAAGTACGAGGAGGCGGTGAAGAAAATGAAAGAACTGCCGGAGAACCACCCTTGGAACTTCTACCAGCAGGCTCTAATTCACTGCGCATACTGCAACGAAGCCTACGACCAGGTGGGCTTCCCCGGGGTCCCCGTCCAGGTCCACTACAGCTGGTTATTCCTCCCCTGGCACCGCTACTACCTCCACTTCTACGAGCGCATCCTAGGCAAGCTCATCGACGACGACACCTTCACCCTCCCATTCTGGAACTTCGACTCCGATGACGGCATGACGATACCAGAGATCTTCACCAACGACACCTCGTCGCCTCTCTACAACGCCAACCGGGACACCTCCCACTACTCGTCGGCCATCCTCGACTACAAGTACAGCTACGGCAACACGGCGGGAAGCGGGGAGACAGGGAACGCGCTGGTGCTGGCCAACCTGTGCTACATGAAGAAGACGTTCAAGCAGTCCCTGCCGCTGGCGGAGCTATTCATGGGGGACCCTCTGCGGGCTGGGCAGGAGGCGGATACTACCAATGGGTTCGGGCAGCTGGAGAGCATCCACAACGCCATCCACATGTGGGTGGGCACGCCAACATCTCCCCACACTGACATGGGCGACTTCTCAACCGCCGGCAGAGACTGCATTTTCTTCAGTCTCCACGCCAACGTCGACCGCCTCTGGCACATCTACCGCATGTTCCGTGGCAACAAGGTCGAGTTCACCGACACGGACTGGCTCGACTCCACATTCATCTTCTACGATGAGAACGAGCAGGTTGTCCGAGTTAAG GTGAGAGACTGCCTGAAGCCGAACAAGCTTAGGTACATGTACGAAGAAGTGCCGATCCCATGGATGAACAAGCTCAACTGCGTTAAGACCACGGAGATTAAGGAAAAGACGAAGACGGAGCTGTCTCTGGTGCGTGTGGGACCGTTCGGCTCGGAGCCAAGGGAGCTGTCCCAGACGGCGCTGCGAGTGATGGTGCCGAGGCCAAAGAAGAGCCGCAGTAAGACAGAGAAGGAGGAGAAGGTGGAGGTGCTGCTGATCAAGGACATCTCGGTCGATACCGAGGGGCCGGCACGATTCGACGTGTACATCGCGGCGCCCTACGGCGACCTGGCTGGGCCCGACTATGGGGACTTTGCGGGGACCTTTGTGAGGCTGCCGCACAAAGGGATGAAGGGCAAGGAGAGGAAGGGCTCCCTCAAGCTGGGGATTACCTCCCTGCTGGAAGACCTGGAGGCCGAGGACGCCGAGAAGCTGGTGGTCACGCTGGTCCCTCGAGTCGGCGAGTTCACGATTGGGGGGGTTCTGATCAAGCTGCTGCAGACCGACAACCCCAGACTTCTCTAA